Proteins encoded in a region of the Frondihabitans sp. 762G35 genome:
- a CDS encoding sensor histidine kinase: MTIVRPGRSPGARRLRRIRWTMTVVFAGTTVLCLVVLAVIAIRVDTSERESRIATESAQQVSLVADQVQFGTHGLELGALDQRTALPDDEVYGVVSGGKIVLASPSQEVLPTDAGLATIVRSMTTTTTVARFVLPTSTGEVYRWAAVPVLDLGRVGAVVIVGGPTPGADEHRSLVSFLTGTVALLTVLAALVGHAVSGLAMRPALRSLERQEQFLVEASHELRTPLARLSLILDVEGRDPALTDRDTIDRAAAQVRGLGDLVTGLLARARAQDGRADLEFRPLRLDQLVEAQVREYAPERFRSSADAAPSVVTGNPELLAQAVRNLLENALRYGGGGVVDVTVGPRSFAVADHGPGIAEGLRAEVRNAGVGAGSGTGRGLAIVEWIAEVHHGTLHLTDTPGGGLTATLTLGATDERTP; this comes from the coding sequence GTGACCATCGTCCGCCCCGGCCGGTCTCCCGGTGCTCGTCGACTGCGCCGGATCCGCTGGACGATGACCGTCGTCTTCGCCGGAACCACGGTGCTCTGTCTCGTGGTGCTCGCTGTGATCGCGATCCGGGTCGACACGTCGGAGCGGGAGAGCCGGATCGCGACGGAGAGCGCGCAGCAGGTGTCGCTCGTCGCCGACCAGGTCCAGTTCGGGACGCACGGCCTCGAGCTCGGTGCTCTCGACCAGCGCACGGCGCTTCCCGACGACGAGGTCTACGGCGTCGTGTCCGGGGGCAAGATCGTCCTCGCGTCGCCCTCGCAGGAGGTCCTGCCGACGGACGCGGGACTCGCCACCATCGTCCGGTCGATGACGACGACGACCACGGTGGCGAGGTTTGTCCTCCCGACGAGCACCGGCGAGGTCTATCGCTGGGCAGCCGTGCCCGTGCTCGACCTGGGCCGCGTCGGTGCCGTCGTGATCGTCGGCGGGCCGACACCCGGCGCCGACGAGCACCGGTCCCTCGTCTCGTTCCTCACGGGCACCGTGGCCCTACTGACGGTCCTGGCGGCCCTGGTCGGCCACGCCGTCTCCGGGCTCGCGATGAGGCCCGCCCTGCGGAGCCTCGAGCGGCAGGAGCAGTTCCTCGTCGAGGCCTCCCATGAGCTCCGCACACCGCTCGCCCGGCTGAGCCTGATCCTCGACGTCGAGGGGCGGGATCCTGCGCTCACCGATCGGGACACGATCGACCGAGCGGCAGCACAGGTGCGAGGCCTCGGCGATCTCGTGACGGGTCTGCTCGCGAGGGCGCGGGCGCAGGATGGTCGGGCCGACCTCGAGTTCCGGCCGCTCCGCCTCGACCAGCTCGTCGAGGCGCAGGTGCGCGAATACGCGCCGGAGCGTTTCCGCAGCAGCGCCGACGCGGCCCCGTCCGTCGTGACAGGGAACCCCGAACTGCTCGCCCAGGCGGTCAGGAACCTCCTCGAGAACGCTCTCCGCTACGGCGGCGGCGGCGTGGTCGACGTGACGGTGGGCCCCCGGTCGTTCGCCGTCGCGGATCACGGGCCCGGTATCGCGGAAGGACTCCGCGCGGAGGTCCGGAACGCCGGGGTCGGAGCGGGGTCGGGAACGGGGCGCGGCCTCGCGATCGTCGAGTGGATCGCCGAGGTCCACCACGGAACCCTGCACCTCACCGACACCCCCGGCGGAGGTCTCACCGCCACCCTCACCCTCGGTGCGACCGACGAAAGGACACCATGA
- a CDS encoding DUF7882 family protein, giving the protein MTYSAIPVEIDDRPLRHLEIVIGSKLRRREAFLFSWRERPEFGSGRGALWVAPGVPLRFSYSTHSAGEINERWLRDLEIAANGPRGLGLTAEPAYPPSRR; this is encoded by the coding sequence ATGACCTACTCCGCGATCCCCGTCGAGATCGACGACCGTCCCCTCCGGCACCTGGAGATCGTGATCGGCTCCAAGCTCCGCCGGCGGGAGGCGTTTCTGTTCTCCTGGCGGGAACGGCCGGAGTTCGGCAGCGGAAGGGGCGCCCTGTGGGTGGCGCCCGGTGTCCCGCTGCGATTCAGCTATTCGACGCACTCCGCCGGGGAGATCAACGAGCGGTGGCTCCGAGACCTCGAGATCGCGGCGAACGGCCCGCGCGGTCTCGGCCTGACCGCCGAGCCGGCGTACCCTCCGTCGCGCCGCTGA
- a CDS encoding helix-turn-helix domain-containing protein, translating into MTDTYTTPEQIPEDRPATPADPGVPAAFADHPVTPATEFLRGSWSGDDIDGARRQLEESLDGRQFRARPASGDFAYRFATAGDARLSVQTGTFRGHLQGVIPWSRDYVVSWFQAGSVTIDYPRGQLTSVGARPFLTPTETSFSFAMTPHRHGIVQIDATFLEDIAAERHGGPSQRIVFDYDAVPSDEDLAAWRKVLGDVTPIIVAEGSSGAARLAAQTLLVLALLDLFPWRAVDVPVAIRTERTRRLRLAAEYVHAHADEPITSADIAVASGLHPRSLQAQMSEHLGASPTGYLRTVRLDRVRQDLLSGRPGETRVSEVARRWCFGNLGRFSASYVDRFGELPRETLAR; encoded by the coding sequence ATGACCGACACGTACACGACCCCCGAGCAGATCCCCGAGGACAGGCCCGCGACACCGGCCGACCCCGGCGTCCCGGCTGCGTTCGCCGATCACCCCGTGACTCCTGCGACCGAATTTCTGCGCGGCTCCTGGTCCGGGGACGACATCGACGGCGCCCGTCGCCAGCTCGAGGAGTCCCTGGACGGGCGTCAGTTCCGGGCGCGGCCGGCGTCCGGGGACTTCGCCTACCGGTTCGCGACGGCAGGAGACGCGCGGCTGAGCGTGCAGACCGGCACCTTCCGCGGACACCTGCAGGGCGTCATCCCGTGGTCGCGCGACTACGTCGTGTCGTGGTTCCAGGCCGGTTCCGTGACGATCGACTACCCCCGGGGCCAGCTGACCAGCGTCGGTGCGCGCCCGTTCCTCACGCCGACGGAGACGTCGTTCTCGTTCGCGATGACGCCGCACCGGCACGGCATCGTGCAGATCGACGCGACGTTCCTCGAGGACATCGCCGCCGAGCGGCACGGCGGGCCGTCCCAGCGGATCGTCTTCGACTACGACGCCGTCCCCTCCGACGAGGATCTCGCCGCCTGGCGGAAGGTCCTCGGCGACGTGACGCCGATCATCGTCGCCGAGGGGTCGTCCGGAGCCGCTCGGCTCGCCGCGCAGACCCTGCTGGTGCTCGCCCTCCTCGACCTGTTCCCCTGGCGCGCGGTCGACGTGCCCGTCGCGATCCGCACCGAGCGCACCCGACGTCTGCGCCTGGCCGCCGAGTACGTCCACGCGCACGCGGACGAGCCGATCACGTCGGCGGACATCGCCGTCGCCTCCGGACTCCACCCGCGCTCGCTGCAGGCCCAGATGAGCGAGCACCTCGGTGCGTCCCCGACCGGCTACCTGCGCACCGTGCGCCTCGATCGCGTCCGCCAGGACCTCCTCTCCGGCCGACCCGGCGAGACGCGGGTGTCGGAGGTCGCCCGTCGGTGGTGCTTCGGCAATCTCGGCCGGTTCTCGGCGTCGTACGTCGACCGGTTCGGCGAGCTGCCCCGCGAGACGCTCGCCCGCTAG
- a CDS encoding MFS transporter, with the protein MTGDARRTVLVVAILASFVAFLDGSIVTVALPALARDLGGGVTLQQWVVDAYLLTLGSLMLVAGSLSDLFGRLRILTAGLIGFAATSLLAAFAPNAELLIAARALQGVAGALLVPSSLALITATFTGVAMSKAIGTWTAWTGVAFLVGPLVGGALVDSLGWRWVFGIVVLPAALTLLLVARLPKDAHRGVDGSTHIDVPGAVLGALGLAGPVFALIEGTRIGFGDPLVVTALVVGVLCLVAFVLWERRAAHPMMPLRLFRVRAFAVGNLATAGIYASVSLATLMIPLVVQEIGHLPATVSGLVTLPITLLSLALSSRIGVWSGRFGPRVFMTVGPLITAGGFAWMLRVGEPLDVWWQILPGVLLFGLGMTVTVTPLTSMVLGDVRADEAGIASAVNNAIARVAGLVAIAFVGVITGGVLTVPGFHRVIVVVVVLLVVSAAVSGIGLRSRERVPDPHPVR; encoded by the coding sequence ATGACCGGAGACGCTCGACGCACGGTGCTCGTCGTGGCGATCCTCGCGTCCTTCGTGGCTTTCCTCGACGGGTCGATCGTGACGGTGGCGCTGCCCGCCCTGGCGCGCGACCTCGGGGGAGGGGTGACCCTCCAGCAGTGGGTCGTCGACGCCTACCTCCTGACCCTCGGGTCGCTCATGCTCGTGGCGGGATCGCTCTCCGACCTCTTCGGGCGGCTGCGCATCCTGACGGCCGGACTGATCGGATTCGCCGCCACGTCGCTCCTGGCGGCCTTCGCCCCGAACGCCGAGCTCCTGATCGCCGCCCGCGCCCTCCAGGGGGTGGCCGGAGCCCTCCTGGTCCCGTCGAGCCTCGCGCTGATCACGGCGACCTTCACCGGGGTCGCCATGTCGAAGGCGATCGGAACCTGGACCGCGTGGACCGGCGTCGCCTTCCTCGTCGGGCCGCTGGTGGGCGGCGCCCTCGTCGACTCGCTGGGTTGGCGGTGGGTCTTCGGCATCGTCGTGCTGCCCGCCGCCCTCACGCTGCTGCTCGTCGCGAGGCTCCCGAAGGACGCCCACCGCGGCGTCGACGGGTCGACGCACATCGACGTGCCGGGCGCCGTGCTGGGGGCCCTGGGTCTCGCCGGCCCCGTGTTCGCCCTGATCGAGGGAACGCGGATCGGATTCGGCGACCCGCTGGTCGTCACCGCGCTGGTCGTCGGCGTGCTCTGCCTCGTCGCCTTCGTCCTCTGGGAGCGACGCGCGGCCCACCCGATGATGCCGCTGCGGCTCTTCCGCGTCCGGGCATTCGCGGTCGGCAACCTCGCGACCGCCGGCATCTACGCGTCCGTGAGTCTCGCGACGCTGATGATCCCCCTGGTCGTGCAGGAGATCGGCCATCTCCCGGCCACGGTCTCCGGCCTCGTGACGCTGCCGATCACGCTGCTGTCGCTGGCCCTCTCCAGCAGGATCGGGGTCTGGTCCGGTCGGTTCGGACCGCGCGTCTTCATGACCGTCGGCCCGCTCATCACGGCCGGGGGATTCGCGTGGATGCTCCGCGTGGGCGAACCGCTCGACGTGTGGTGGCAGATCCTGCCCGGTGTCCTGCTGTTCGGCCTCGGGATGACCGTCACCGTCACTCCGCTCACGTCGATGGTCCTCGGCGACGTCCGGGCGGACGAGGCCGGGATCGCCTCCGCCGTCAACAACGCGATCGCCCGCGTGGCGGGGTTGGTCGCCATCGCCTTCGTCGGCGTCATCACCGGCGGCGTCCTGACCGTGCCGGGCTTCCACCGGGTGATCGTCGTCGTGGTGGTGCTCCTCGTCGTGAGCGCGGCTGTGTCGGGGATCGGTCTGCGCTCGCGGGAGCGCGTCCCGGATCCGCACCCCGTCCGCTGA
- a CDS encoding winged helix-turn-helix domain-containing protein — protein sequence MRLLLLEDDEVLRDEVAGRLRRAGFGVDEVTTLSDARFQIDVTAYDCLVLDRTVPDGDAVDLVSSLRATGVAAPVLFLTARDSIAERVDGFEHGGDDYLVKPFAFAELVARVRALSSRAARPPTTELTAGDLRLDPLRHQVTRAGVLLSMTPKEFAVLEVLMEEPGAVVSRSRLIDRCWDEVHDPASNVVDVVVWQLRRTLGAPDPVETVRGVGYRVVSALP from the coding sequence GTGAGACTGCTGCTCCTGGAAGACGACGAGGTCCTGCGCGACGAGGTCGCCGGGCGGCTCCGGCGCGCAGGATTCGGTGTGGACGAGGTCACGACCCTCTCGGACGCCCGCTTCCAGATCGACGTCACCGCCTATGACTGCCTCGTGCTCGACCGGACGGTCCCCGACGGAGACGCGGTCGATCTCGTCTCGTCGCTCCGAGCGACCGGCGTCGCCGCGCCGGTGCTGTTCCTCACGGCCCGGGACTCGATCGCCGAGAGGGTCGACGGGTTCGAGCACGGCGGCGACGACTATCTCGTGAAGCCGTTCGCCTTCGCCGAGCTCGTCGCGCGGGTGCGTGCCCTCTCGAGCCGCGCCGCCCGACCTCCGACGACGGAGCTCACCGCCGGCGACCTCCGTCTCGATCCGCTGCGCCACCAGGTGACCCGTGCCGGTGTCCTGTTGTCGATGACGCCGAAGGAGTTCGCCGTCCTCGAGGTCCTGATGGAGGAGCCGGGTGCCGTCGTCTCCCGATCGCGGCTCATCGACAGGTGCTGGGACGAGGTCCACGATCCCGCGTCGAACGTGGTCGACGTCGTCGTCTGGCAACTTCGCCGGACACTCGGGGCGCCGGACCCCGTCGAGACGGTGCGCGGCGTCGGGTACCGCGTCGTGAGCGCCCTGCCGTGA
- a CDS encoding DUF4232 domain-containing protein, whose amino-acid sequence MNITSRKRLSTVLALSASALALGAALTGCSARTTNGTTVPVPTSPASATSPAGEAAAPSTTAPSTPTTDAAHPSTGSASPSQGSATHVSSTTCSAGSLVGSLAAGDGGAAGSVEPDLVLTNRGSSTCTLQGWPGVSFVGHGDGRQIGAAAVQNRTASHPTVTLRPGARAIVPLRIVQAANFPSSSCSPVAADGFRVYPPGSKTALFVKATGFTACADAKSPLLTASAVLPGS is encoded by the coding sequence ATGAACATCACCTCGAGAAAACGCCTCTCCACAGTCCTCGCCCTCTCCGCTTCGGCGCTCGCGCTCGGTGCAGCCCTGACCGGCTGCTCGGCGCGGACGACGAACGGGACGACCGTCCCGGTTCCGACGTCGCCCGCCTCGGCGACGAGCCCCGCGGGAGAAGCCGCGGCCCCGTCGACGACCGCCCCGTCGACTCCAACGACCGACGCCGCTCACCCGTCCACGGGCAGCGCCTCGCCTTCGCAAGGGTCCGCGACGCACGTCTCCTCGACGACGTGCTCCGCCGGCTCCCTCGTGGGCTCCCTGGCAGCGGGAGACGGCGGGGCGGCCGGATCCGTCGAACCCGACCTCGTCCTGACCAACCGCGGTTCGTCGACCTGCACCCTCCAGGGCTGGCCGGGCGTCTCGTTCGTGGGCCACGGCGACGGCCGTCAGATCGGGGCGGCAGCGGTCCAGAATCGGACCGCGTCGCATCCCACGGTGACGCTCCGGCCCGGTGCTCGAGCGATCGTCCCTCTGCGGATCGTGCAGGCGGCGAACTTCCCGTCGTCGTCGTGCAGCCCCGTCGCCGCGGACGGTTTCCGCGTGTACCCGCCCGGATCGAAGACCGCCCTCTTCGTGAAGGCGACGGGCTTCACGGCCTGCGCCGACGCGAAGTCCCCGCTGCTGACGGCGTCCGCCGTCCTTCCGGGCTCGTAG
- a CDS encoding MarR family winged helix-turn-helix transcriptional regulator gives MLEEFPSGISDGPPSRPETDGPSEEPPVYRLIGDTHTLGGLPGAAQEFLRALDSVRKTLAADAGVSGTELRALSRVAEGRSVTPKALAEFLEMSTPAVTSVTTALVGRGLLTRSENPSDRRSLLLELTPEGHRIMETTYTAFQAAIAGAAAGLDATQVAGLEHGLSAMAESLAEAPRPSGSGYIVGPA, from the coding sequence TTGCTCGAAGAATTTCCGAGCGGTATAAGTGACGGACCGCCGTCCCGACCCGAAACGGACGGCCCGAGCGAGGAGCCCCCCGTCTATCGCCTCATCGGAGACACGCACACCCTGGGCGGGCTGCCGGGTGCGGCTCAGGAGTTCCTCCGCGCTCTCGACTCGGTCCGGAAGACGCTGGCCGCCGATGCGGGCGTGTCCGGCACGGAGCTCCGGGCCCTTTCTCGGGTCGCGGAGGGACGGAGCGTCACTCCCAAGGCTCTCGCCGAGTTCCTCGAGATGTCGACCCCGGCCGTGACCTCCGTGACGACCGCCCTCGTGGGTCGCGGCCTGCTGACGCGGTCGGAGAACCCCAGCGACCGGCGGAGCCTCCTCCTCGAGCTGACGCCCGAGGGGCACCGCATCATGGAGACCACCTACACCGCCTTCCAAGCGGCGATCGCCGGGGCGGCCGCCGGGCTCGACGCGACCCAGGTGGCCGGGCTCGAGCACGGACTCTCGGCGATGGCGGAGTCCTTGGCCGAGGCGCCACGGCCTTCCGGCTCGGGGTACATCGTCGGTCCCGCGTAA
- a CDS encoding RidA family protein, with product MPKAVSLIRSPSLYGGVEYAYAATAPASARLVFLAGSCPLDRNGATVARGDVAGQAAACLANLVTALQDAGASLEDVISTRILVASTDRSDLGAAWAVVREAFGEHDVPSTLLGVTVLGYEGQLVEIEAVAAVSD from the coding sequence GTGCCGAAGGCCGTCTCCCTGATCCGCTCCCCGTCCCTGTACGGAGGCGTCGAGTACGCCTACGCCGCCACGGCTCCGGCGAGCGCGCGGCTCGTGTTCCTGGCCGGCTCCTGCCCCCTCGACCGGAACGGGGCGACGGTGGCTCGCGGCGACGTCGCGGGCCAGGCCGCGGCCTGCCTCGCGAACCTGGTCACGGCCCTGCAGGATGCGGGCGCCTCGCTCGAGGACGTCATCAGCACGCGCATCCTGGTCGCCTCCACGGACCGCAGCGACCTCGGGGCTGCCTGGGCCGTCGTCCGCGAGGCGTTCGGCGAGCACGACGTGCCGAGCACGCTGCTGGGGGTGACGGTCCTCGGCTACGAGGGGCAGCTTGTCGAGATCGAGGCGGTGGCGGCGGTCTCCGACTGA